A genomic segment from Myxococcales bacterium encodes:
- a CDS encoding pyridoxal-phosphate dependent enzyme, whose translation MMHGAIENILQGVGNTPIVRLNRVTQGLAAEIYVKLEYLNPGGSHKDRLAWNLVRRAEENGLKPGGTIIEATSGNTGASLALIATVRGYKCIFVMPDKMSQEKISYLRAFGAKVVVCPTAVEAEDPRSYYQVAKRLANETPNSFYANQYHNPANPEAHYLSTGPEIWRQTNGDFDIFMAGMGTGGTLSGAGKFLREKMPNLRIVGVDPVGSLYYDFVKTGRVTKPFSYKVEGIGEDFFPTTMDLKILDDIVRVDDRECFLMTRDLTRLEGLFAGGSGGAAVAGAIKYARERNKKEKILVFLADGGIKYLSKIFNDDWMRENGFLEESPGLGTVRDVMATHKRKLVTAAPKSTVREVIDTLKREGISQLPLIEGGRLAGIVAEVDLLRHLVTGLKTLDSPVGELAEDDYATVTPDTKIELLQGVLADAKSAIVMEKDDVVGIVTKIDLIDFLARGGEAPRSSARPNV comes from the coding sequence ATGATGCACGGTGCCATCGAGAACATTCTTCAGGGGGTCGGCAACACGCCGATCGTTCGCCTCAACCGCGTGACGCAAGGGCTCGCGGCGGAGATCTACGTCAAGCTCGAGTACCTGAACCCCGGCGGCAGCCACAAAGATCGCCTCGCGTGGAACCTCGTGCGCCGCGCCGAAGAAAACGGCCTCAAACCCGGCGGCACGATCATCGAGGCCACGAGCGGCAACACCGGCGCGTCGCTCGCCCTCATCGCGACGGTGCGCGGCTACAAGTGCATCTTCGTCATGCCCGACAAGATGAGCCAGGAGAAGATCTCGTACCTGCGTGCCTTCGGCGCCAAGGTCGTGGTCTGCCCCACGGCCGTCGAGGCGGAAGATCCGCGCAGCTACTATCAAGTCGCCAAGCGTCTCGCCAACGAGACGCCCAACAGCTTCTACGCGAACCAGTACCACAACCCGGCCAACCCGGAGGCGCACTACCTGTCGACGGGCCCGGAGATCTGGCGCCAGACCAACGGTGACTTTGACATCTTCATGGCGGGCATGGGCACCGGAGGCACGCTGAGCGGCGCCGGCAAGTTTCTTCGCGAGAAGATGCCCAACCTCCGCATCGTCGGCGTCGATCCCGTGGGCTCGCTCTACTACGACTTCGTCAAGACGGGCCGCGTCACCAAGCCCTTCTCGTACAAGGTCGAAGGCATCGGCGAAGACTTCTTCCCCACGACCATGGACCTCAAGATCTTGGACGACATCGTCCGCGTCGACGACCGAGAGTGTTTCCTCATGACGCGCGACCTCACGCGCCTCGAGGGGCTCTTCGCCGGCGGCTCCGGCGGCGCCGCCGTGGCCGGCGCCATCAAGTACGCCCGTGAGCGCAACAAGAAGGAGAAGATCCTCGTCTTCCTCGCCGACGGAGGCATCAAATACCTGTCGAAGATCTTCAACGATGACTGGATGCGTGAGAACGGCTTCCTCGAGGAGTCGCCGGGCCTCGGCACCGTGCGCGACGTCATGGCGACGCACAAGCGCAAGCTCGTCACGGCGGCGCCGAAGTCGACCGTGCGCGAAGTCATCGACACGCTCAAGAGGGAAGGGATCAGCCAGCTCCCGCTCATCGAGGGCGGCCGGCTCGCTGGCATCGTGGCCGAGGTCGACCTCCTTCGGCACCTCGTGACAGGTCTAAAGACCCTCGACTCACCGGTCGGCGAGCTCGCCGAAGACGACTACGCCACGGTGACCCCCGACACCAAGATCGAGCTCCTGCAAGGCGTCCTCGCCGACGCGAAGAGTGCCATCGTGATGGAGAAGGACGACGTCGTGGGCATCGTGACCAAGATCGACCTCATCGACTTCCTGGCGCGGGGCGGCGAAGCGCCTCGCTCGAGCGCGCGCCCCAACGTCTAA